A genomic window from Winogradskyella sp. J14-2 includes:
- a CDS encoding carboxypeptidase-like regulatory domain-containing protein encodes MKSIKNFPNLILILLFSLLAITSCQNDDDGIGNNDPQENIPDTFSEYFGNDISRDFLGSVIDKNHNPIEGATITIGSETATTDSNGVFMINGATVKQRFGYIKAEKAGYIHASRSVVPSNGTNKVTIMMLEATVAGSVTSGTSGTVTATDGSSVSFDGNFIKEDGSTYDGSVDVILHHLDPADDDMPLQMPGMLYAENENGAERMLQTLGMLAVELRGSGGEDLNLAEGSTSEIKVPVDASLMSIAPNTIPLWYFDEVNGYWKEEGQATLQGNMYVGTVSHFSFWNCDIPAEAITLCVTTIDDDNVPLANMQVSITSATFGTTYGYTNENGEVCGYVPSNESLILNVYSYDVCGDTALHTEAVGPFTEDANIVIIVPDNPDVVQETVVGTFNTCDGNAVTDGYVQLSYGNQTFIDAVSNGEFIINLLRCDDNNTFAVEASDYVNLQVTDSISYTFTTPLTNIGTISACNDVTEFVQYTIDNDESFLFFENFSVAFNENLDSPSGPVIDIVGQSNGQGNCFYLNGKLNEPEYLGTYDYLNYNEQDDTGFFIGECLSVSDENNNITYNLTALGNVGEYIDINFSGSYEDWNGNPHTITGVVHVLRDN; translated from the coding sequence ATGAAAAGTATTAAAAACTTCCCAAATCTTATTTTAATCCTTTTATTCTCATTACTTGCAATAACATCCTGTCAAAACGATGATGATGGCATAGGCAACAACGATCCACAAGAAAATATTCCAGACACCTTTTCAGAATATTTTGGAAATGACATTTCTCGAGACTTCCTAGGATCAGTCATCGACAAAAACCATAATCCTATTGAAGGAGCAACCATTACTATCGGTAGCGAAACCGCAACAACCGACAGCAATGGTGTTTTTATGATTAACGGAGCTACAGTTAAGCAACGTTTTGGTTATATAAAAGCCGAAAAAGCTGGATATATTCACGCCTCACGTAGCGTTGTACCTTCCAACGGAACAAATAAAGTTACTATTATGATGCTAGAAGCTACAGTTGCTGGCTCTGTAACAAGTGGTACTTCTGGAACTGTTACCGCAACCGATGGAAGCTCTGTAAGTTTTGATGGAAACTTTATCAAAGAAGACGGCTCAACTTATGATGGATCTGTGGATGTAATTTTACATCATTTAGATCCTGCCGATGACGATATGCCTTTACAAATGCCAGGTATGCTCTATGCTGAAAATGAAAATGGTGCCGAGCGTATGCTTCAAACTTTGGGTATGCTAGCTGTGGAACTCAGAGGTTCTGGTGGAGAAGATTTAAATTTAGCTGAAGGCTCAACTTCTGAAATCAAAGTTCCTGTTGATGCCAGTTTAATGAGTATAGCGCCTAACACCATTCCGCTTTGGTATTTTGATGAAGTCAATGGGTACTGGAAAGAAGAAGGACAAGCAACTTTGCAGGGCAATATGTATGTTGGTACAGTTTCTCATTTTAGCTTTTGGAATTGTGATATTCCTGCGGAAGCTATTACACTCTGTGTTACGACAATAGATGACGACAATGTTCCTTTAGCCAACATGCAAGTATCTATTACAAGTGCAACATTTGGGACTACCTATGGTTATACTAATGAAAACGGTGAGGTTTGTGGTTATGTACCTAGCAATGAAAGCTTAATACTAAACGTGTACAGCTATGATGTTTGTGGTGATACTGCATTACACACAGAAGCGGTTGGACCTTTTACGGAAGACGCTAATATCGTAATCATAGTTCCAGATAATCCAGATGTTGTTCAAGAAACTGTCGTTGGAACTTTCAATACCTGTGATGGTAATGCTGTAACAGATGGTTATGTACAATTAAGTTACGGAAACCAAACCTTTATAGATGCTGTGAGTAATGGAGAATTTATAATTAATCTTTTACGATGTGATGACAATAACACTTTTGCTGTTGAAGCTAGTGACTACGTTAACTTACAAGTTACTGATAGTATAAGTTACACCTTTACAACGCCTTTAACCAATATAGGAACCATAAGTGCTTGTAATGACGTAACTGAATTCGTTCAATATACCATTGATAATGATGAATCCTTTTTATTTTTTGAAAACTTCTCAGTTGCATTTAATGAAAATCTTGATAGCCCAAGTGGTCCTGTTATAGATATTGTTGGGCAAAGCAATGGTCAGGGAAATTGTTTTTATTTAAATGGAAAATTAAATGAACCAGAATATCTTGGTACATACGACTATTTAAACTATAATGAACAAGACGATACAGGCTTTTTCATCGGAGAATGTTTAAGCGTCTCTGATGAAAACAATAATATTACCTATAATTTAACCGCTTTAGGCAATGTTGGAGAATACATCGACATCAACTTTAGTGGTAGCTATGAAGATTGGAATGGGAACCCACATACCATAACTGGCGTAGTTCACGTTTTAAGAGATAATTAA